A window of the Acetobacteraceae bacterium genome harbors these coding sequences:
- the tssK gene encoding type VI secretion system baseplate subunit TssK: MSKFSRVFWQEGMFLRTQHFQQQDRWISHDLASSFIEMNSCCWGLKKYEINEELLSSGQICLLSASGFLRDGTRFNLPQEGELPNSLTINDNASGKLVYLALPNMSAKRLEFSADESSAERFKITDAIVQDSYVADLDDDEPIQVANLNFKLLLEKNNLEGYQLLPIAKILEVDHDHHVILDQNWIPPVIVCRASAWLKNIILEIYAVLRQRAEAISSRLGAIKERGTTEISDFMLLQRINVWHSVMGHYVNYPALSPERLFTFFLEIAGELATFTSEKHLPDHFPVYAHENLFETFSPVIHSIQKSLSSVFEQAATPIKLNMRKHNVRVGPLHDKSILESDSIVLAVSADTSIDILQRLFPSKVKIGAVEHIRDLVNISLPGIGIHLLPVAPRQMPFIPNALYFELDKHSDAWHKMQNSAAFAIHVSHEFPNLKMELWALRS; encoded by the coding sequence ATGAGTAAATTTAGCCGCGTTTTCTGGCAAGAAGGTATGTTCCTAAGGACACAGCATTTTCAACAGCAAGATCGCTGGATTAGTCATGACCTTGCTTCAAGCTTTATCGAAATGAACTCTTGCTGCTGGGGACTAAAGAAATACGAAATAAATGAAGAATTATTATCTTCAGGACAGATTTGCCTTCTTTCCGCCTCTGGTTTTTTGAGAGATGGAACACGTTTCAATCTTCCTCAGGAAGGGGAACTTCCAAATTCATTAACCATCAATGACAATGCGAGCGGCAAACTTGTCTATCTGGCATTACCAAATATGTCTGCCAAAAGGCTTGAATTTAGTGCTGATGAATCTTCTGCAGAACGTTTTAAAATTACAGATGCGATCGTTCAAGATTCATACGTAGCAGACCTCGATGACGATGAACCTATCCAAGTCGCAAACCTTAACTTTAAGCTCCTACTCGAAAAAAATAATTTAGAAGGGTATCAGCTCCTGCCAATCGCAAAGATATTAGAAGTTGATCACGATCATCACGTCATTCTAGATCAAAATTGGATACCACCCGTTATTGTTTGCCGTGCTAGCGCTTGGCTTAAAAATATCATTTTAGAGATCTATGCCGTTCTTAGACAACGGGCTGAAGCTATTAGCTCTCGCTTGGGCGCTATTAAGGAACGTGGCACCACAGAAATTAGTGACTTTATGCTTTTGCAACGTATTAATGTGTGGCACTCAGTGATGGGACATTATGTAAATTATCCTGCCTTATCTCCTGAAAGACTTTTTACCTTTTTTTTAGAAATTGCTGGTGAGTTAGCAACATTTACCTCAGAAAAACACTTACCAGATCATTTCCCTGTTTACGCACATGAGAATTTATTTGAAACTTTCTCCCCCGTAATTCACTCTATTCAAAAATCATTATCAAGCGTTTTCGAACAGGCTGCTACGCCTATTAAATTGAATATGCGGAAACATAATGTGCGTGTTGGTCCCTTGCATGACAAAAGCATCTTGGAATCTGACAGTATCGTTCTTGCCGTTTCTGCCGATACATCCATAGATATTTTGCAACGCCTATTTCCATCAAAAGTAAAAATAGGGGCGGTCGAACATATACGAGATTTAGTTAATATTTCTCTGCCTGGTATTGGCATACATCTTTTACCAGTTGCACCTCGGCAAATGCCATTTATCCCGAATGCACTCTATTTTGAATTAGATAAACATTCTGATGCTTGGCATAAAATGCAAAATTCAGCAGCCTTCGCCATTCATGTGTCTCATGAATTTCCAAATCTAAAAATGGAACTTTGGGCTTTGCGTTCATGA
- a CDS encoding ankyrin repeat domain-containing protein, with the protein MGRFILKFLSLLTSLFLLIGVIIFWKKGSKTMTEPPEATSDKPYKYTGYRPLLGAVMHGDLKSLKRLAPLKKGMEDRNYKGGKTPLMFAAFSGSWEDAEILLDNGANPWAYDKFGLVIDADDFHSPTTERDVAAYWRVREKLLKMGYPIPTPRPKEILKMVEEGKWPPAFVSDYFKKIAKP; encoded by the coding sequence ATGGGACGCTTTATTTTAAAATTTCTTTCCTTACTTACCTCTCTATTCCTTTTAATAGGTGTTATCATATTCTGGAAAAAAGGATCAAAAACAATGACAGAACCCCCTGAAGCAACAAGTGATAAGCCTTATAAATACACGGGCTACAGGCCATTGCTAGGAGCTGTCATGCACGGCGACCTGAAAAGTTTAAAACGCTTGGCCCCCCTAAAAAAAGGCATGGAAGATCGTAATTATAAGGGTGGGAAAACCCCTCTTATGTTTGCTGCTTTTTCTGGAAGCTGGGAGGATGCAGAAATCCTCTTAGATAATGGTGCGAATCCTTGGGCATATGATAAATTTGGGCTCGTCATTGATGCCGATGATTTCCATAGTCCGACAACGGAAAGAGATGTGGCCGCTTATTGGCGTGTACGGGAAAAACTCCTCAAAATGGGATATCCCATTCCTACCCCAAGACCAAAAGAAATTCTCAAAATGGTAGAAGAAGGCAAATGGCCACCTGCATTTGTCAGTGATTATTTTAAAAAGATAGCTAAGCCATGA
- the tssE gene encoding type VI secretion system baseplate subunit TssE, with the protein MDNFSSLLDHLHDGNPKQKTDLLSGTESEMDHLVSSISFDLERLLNSRSAWSILPKECRDLKKSFLGFGLNDLKMYAFSNEEDLEIIRQNLEDLLLLFEPRLSHVNVILMPQEAYLHGFLPIVVEATLCPPYRDEAVYFDISLKISEE; encoded by the coding sequence ATGGATAATTTTTCTTCTCTTCTAGACCATTTACATGATGGTAATCCTAAGCAAAAGACTGATTTGCTATCAGGGACAGAGAGCGAGATGGATCATCTTGTTTCTTCCATTAGTTTTGATCTAGAGCGTCTTTTAAACTCGAGATCAGCATGGAGTATTTTGCCGAAAGAGTGCCGGGATCTTAAAAAATCTTTTTTGGGATTTGGCTTAAATGATTTGAAAATGTACGCTTTTTCTAATGAGGAAGATTTAGAAATTATTCGACAAAATCTTGAAGATTTGCTTTTGCTTTTTGAGCCACGTTTAAGTCATGTTAACGTTATTTTGATGCCACAAGAGGCATATCTCCACGGTTTTTTACCTATTGTTGTTGAGGCAACATTATGCCCTCCTTATCGGGATGAGGCTGTTTATTTTGATATATCTTTAAAAATTTCGGAAGAATAA
- the tagH gene encoding type VI secretion system-associated FHA domain protein TagH — protein sequence MLILTVRQISDRNIQMRRNVNGKHVTIGRGTECEIVLKDPQKRLSKRHCELFQKTNSGKTVWVVKDTSKNGTFLNNSPIKSEEEQIFFSGDFLQIGEYEIALSIDSSDSSYPPNIIIPTPPLEEEDDPFFPKNSNLLHYQENALDPLEGFSSGNKIPSKISRGQQAPFGLDQAFTPRRTLLEENKSSTVEDHIGDDFLDSLLEDITPQKKPPENRPSPPEKSYPLERQVPPPSLHLAAEESLGLEAFLRGAELDETEVHKLSPREARETLEKMGRTFRSIIKGLRKAIIARSEIKNEFRIERTIIHNSGNNPLKFAVNDDDALWALLGIGRKTAFSPENTIAETLRDMQLHELAIMNAMIPALEEFLETYSIEAAKKTFGKNSSGDLPWWNTLSAWQKATALHKEGKKELRENTDGVFGKAFATAYEKYLQKMKNETSYADLNSEQSNIDLNASLRKNK from the coding sequence GTGCTTATTCTTACCGTGAGGCAAATTTCGGATCGTAACATACAAATGCGCCGAAATGTCAATGGGAAGCATGTCACAATTGGGCGAGGCACAGAATGTGAGATCGTTCTAAAAGATCCACAAAAACGACTTTCAAAGCGCCACTGTGAATTATTTCAAAAAACCAATTCTGGAAAAACAGTCTGGGTCGTCAAAGATACCAGCAAAAATGGAACTTTTCTAAACAACTCCCCTATTAAATCAGAAGAAGAGCAGATATTTTTCTCTGGAGATTTTTTGCAAATAGGCGAGTATGAAATTGCCTTGTCCATTGATTCCTCAGATTCATCTTATCCCCCCAATATTATTATCCCTACTCCCCCTCTTGAAGAGGAGGATGATCCATTTTTTCCAAAAAATTCCAATCTCCTGCATTATCAGGAAAACGCCCTCGACCCGCTCGAAGGATTTAGTTCTGGGAATAAAATTCCTTCTAAGATCTCCAGAGGACAACAAGCGCCTTTTGGTTTAGATCAGGCTTTCACGCCACGCAGGACTCTTTTAGAGGAAAATAAAAGCAGTACGGTCGAAGATCACATAGGAGATGATTTTCTAGACTCTTTGCTTGAAGATATAACACCACAAAAAAAACCTCCAGAAAACCGCCCCTCTCCCCCAGAAAAATCCTATCCTTTAGAACGACAGGTGCCGCCACCTTCGTTACACTTAGCAGCAGAAGAAAGTCTTGGCCTCGAGGCTTTTTTAAGAGGTGCCGAATTAGATGAAACAGAAGTTCATAAGCTTTCCCCTCGAGAAGCTAGGGAAACGCTTGAAAAAATGGGAAGAACTTTCCGTTCTATTATCAAAGGTCTTAGAAAAGCAATTATTGCACGTTCTGAAATCAAAAATGAATTTCGTATTGAGCGGACTATTATCCATAATTCTGGAAATAACCCCCTGAAATTTGCAGTGAATGACGATGATGCCCTTTGGGCGCTCCTCGGCATCGGGCGCAAAACAGCTTTCTCCCCTGAAAATACTATTGCTGAAACTTTACGAGATATGCAGTTACACGAGCTGGCTATAATGAATGCGATGATTCCAGCTCTAGAAGAGTTTTTAGAAACGTACAGTATTGAAGCAGCTAAAAAAACTTTCGGAAAAAATTCTAGTGGCGATTTGCCTTGGTGGAACACACTTTCCGCTTGGCAGAAAGCAACTGCTTTACATAAAGAAGGAAAGAAAGAGCTTAGAGAAAATACTGACGGTGTATTTGGAAAGGCATTTGCAACAGCTTACGAAAAATATCTTCAGAAGATGAAAAATGAAACGAGCTACGCTGACTTAAACTCTGAACAATCCAATATCGACTTGAATGCTTCACTACGGAAAAACAAATGA
- a CDS encoding type VI secretion system tube protein Hcp — MGVYLKYNNETIGDVTEAQHKGWVEILDLDWNMTRSIRNAVGVGKNRESSSANVSELAITKYIDSASHKFVTYAFTGQAKEAQIDFTRVNEGGETLIRTIVLKNAIMAKMENSYTSRDQEKRLLEDTRPLEKISFNFTEITISDYGEDLSGKPKGPSRVIYDLTQAKTL; from the coding sequence ATGGGCGTTTATCTAAAATACAATAATGAGACAATCGGAGATGTTACCGAAGCTCAGCACAAAGGCTGGGTTGAGATTCTTGATCTCGACTGGAACATGACACGTAGCATTCGAAATGCTGTTGGGGTTGGGAAAAACCGTGAGTCCAGCTCTGCAAATGTGAGTGAGCTCGCCATCACAAAATATATCGATAGCGCAAGTCATAAATTTGTGACCTATGCTTTCACAGGCCAAGCGAAAGAGGCTCAAATTGACTTTACCCGTGTCAATGAAGGCGGCGAGACTCTTATCCGTACAATTGTATTGAAAAATGCAATTATGGCGAAGATGGAAAACTCTTACACCTCTCGGGATCAGGAAAAACGTCTTTTAGAAGATACACGTCCTCTTGAGAAAATCTCCTTCAACTTCACAGAAATCACAATTTCTGACTATGGTGAAGACCTAAGTGGTAAACCTAAAGGCCCAAGCCGTGTCATCTATGATTTGACACAAGCCAAAACTTTATAA
- the tssC gene encoding type VI secretion system contractile sheath large subunit, which translates to MPKKPDNQPLNLSEAGSTLSVREIFFSGDFSNLSEDYDAFLNDDLTAFSLWFGALETYFSLEGNVSKETLKALLRSAIEKDLLALKTLLDEQIDRILHAEKYQKLEGRWRGLASLVVKQFRSAQRVSKVIVRFFPASWKEISKDLSRSVDFDDSKLFQLWYENEFGHPGGQPFGLMLIDHEISYHPRDIEDLKHVSNIAAVSFIPVVLSASPSLFGADSFTNLANSHHISSVFEDRVYHHWRKFQYTENARFVGLVLPYVRARSRWTYDNNLMGHSEKISSLEDYCWSPGIYEFGRNVIRACQRFGWPADIRGIVPGHEGGAFIQKKATDTFRFGSYTFLPQAPVALGFTDEQERDITSSGFMLINTLVDGHIAFVSTCSVQLPEVSTKQSKMAEAHRRINRDFGPLLCACRFAHYIKMLGRDMVGRFTNADEISQELRRWLSQYTSVNASSSLDGRARYPLLSSDVSLEPSEDAEKYHCLIKIEPHYQLENAVATFHFKTMLSKRSK; encoded by the coding sequence GTGCCTAAAAAGCCTGATAACCAGCCTCTGAATCTGTCAGAGGCTGGTAGCACTCTGAGTGTAAGAGAAATTTTTTTTTCTGGAGATTTTTCAAATCTTTCAGAAGATTATGATGCGTTTTTAAACGATGATCTGACGGCGTTTTCTTTATGGTTTGGCGCTTTGGAGACTTATTTTTCTCTGGAAGGAAATGTTTCTAAGGAAACTCTAAAAGCGCTTTTGCGTTCGGCAATTGAAAAAGATCTTTTAGCGCTTAAGACGCTTTTAGATGAACAAATAGACCGTATTCTGCATGCTGAGAAATATCAAAAATTAGAAGGACGTTGGCGAGGGTTGGCATCACTCGTTGTAAAACAGTTTCGGTCAGCGCAGAGAGTTTCAAAAGTTATTGTGCGGTTTTTTCCAGCATCTTGGAAGGAAATCTCAAAGGATCTTAGCCGTTCGGTAGATTTTGATGACTCGAAATTGTTTCAATTATGGTATGAAAACGAATTTGGCCATCCTGGAGGACAACCTTTTGGTCTGATGTTGATAGATCATGAAATTTCATATCATCCACGTGATATCGAAGACCTAAAGCATGTTTCAAATATTGCCGCTGTGTCTTTTATTCCAGTTGTTTTAAGTGCGTCGCCGTCTTTGTTCGGGGCAGACAGTTTTACAAACCTTGCCAATAGTCATCATATCAGCAGTGTGTTTGAGGATAGGGTTTATCATCATTGGCGAAAGTTTCAATATACAGAAAATGCCCGTTTTGTTGGCTTAGTATTACCTTATGTACGTGCCCGTTCGCGTTGGACCTATGACAATAATTTAATGGGACATTCAGAAAAAATTTCTTCTCTTGAGGATTATTGTTGGTCTCCTGGAATTTACGAGTTTGGAAGAAACGTCATTAGAGCTTGTCAAAGGTTTGGATGGCCTGCTGATATTCGTGGGATTGTTCCTGGGCATGAGGGGGGAGCTTTTATCCAGAAAAAAGCGACAGATACTTTTCGTTTTGGGAGTTATACCTTTTTGCCACAAGCTCCTGTTGCTTTGGGTTTTACAGATGAACAGGAGCGAGATATTACTTCGTCGGGCTTCATGCTTATAAATACACTCGTAGATGGACATATTGCTTTTGTTTCTACTTGTAGTGTTCAGTTGCCAGAAGTGAGTACAAAACAGTCCAAAATGGCAGAGGCACATAGGCGCATAAATAGAGATTTTGGGCCTTTACTATGTGCTTGCCGCTTTGCGCATTATATCAAAATGCTGGGAAGAGATATGGTCGGGAGATTCACAAATGCAGATGAAATTTCTCAAGAGCTTCGGAGATGGCTATCCCAATATACAAGCGTTAATGCAAGTTCATCTTTAGACGGTAGGGCAAGATATCCTTTGCTATCCAGTGATGTTTCATTAGAGCCCTCAGAAGACGCTGAAAAATATCATTGTCTTATTAAGATCGAACCGCATTATCAGCTGGAAAATGCAGTTGCTACTTTTCATTTTAAAACGATGCTTTCTAAACGTTCTAAATAA
- the tssC gene encoding type VI secretion system contractile sheath large subunit: MSEVMEKEANKVESPVLQEASILPKVIAATRQTEKERVLELIESLSEGVENGTVVFDRNLTLTIDQAIKKIDNAISEQLTAVMHDPRFLKLEGSWRGLEYLTKNSDTGQNLKIRVVNATKKELHRDLTRAVEFDQSNLFRKVYESEFGTPGGEPYGALIGDYEWTHKPEDLETLRQISHVSAAAFAPFISAAGAEMFGFKDWTELSRPRDLAKIFDTVEYSKWRYFRNTEDSRFVSLTLPRVLARLPYGADTNSVDGLYFEEAKLSKDGKPLALDHDQYCWMNAAYLMGARLTDSFAKTGFCTTIRGKENGGRIDNLPQHIFKSDDGDMDAKCPTEIGITDRREYELSKLGFLPICHYKNEDYAVFFGAQTVQSPAVYDKPEATANAAISARLPYIMATSRFSHYLKVMARDKIGSFLEVSDCERWLNDWISRYVNDNALSGAEGKASYPLRAAKVEVTEIPGCPGSYNAVTYMCPWLQLEELTTSMRMVARIPERA; this comes from the coding sequence ATGAGCGAAGTTATGGAGAAAGAGGCGAATAAGGTTGAGTCACCTGTGTTGCAGGAAGCTTCTATTTTGCCGAAAGTTATTGCTGCGACACGTCAAACAGAAAAAGAAAGAGTTCTAGAATTAATTGAATCTCTTTCAGAAGGTGTTGAGAATGGCACAGTTGTTTTTGATAGAAACCTGACTCTGACAATAGATCAGGCGATCAAGAAAATAGATAATGCGATTAGCGAACAGCTAACAGCTGTGATGCACGACCCACGTTTTTTGAAATTAGAGGGTAGCTGGCGTGGCCTTGAGTATTTAACGAAAAATAGTGATACGGGACAAAATCTTAAAATTCGAGTTGTCAATGCAACGAAAAAGGAATTGCACCGAGACCTGACGCGTGCAGTGGAATTTGACCAGTCTAATTTGTTTCGAAAGGTTTATGAAAGTGAGTTTGGGACGCCTGGTGGTGAACCTTATGGCGCTTTGATTGGTGACTATGAGTGGACACATAAACCAGAAGATTTGGAGACACTTCGTCAAATAAGCCATGTTTCCGCAGCTGCTTTTGCGCCATTTATTTCCGCAGCAGGTGCAGAAATGTTTGGATTTAAGGATTGGACAGAGCTTTCACGTCCAAGAGATTTGGCAAAAATTTTCGACACGGTTGAATATAGTAAATGGCGATATTTCCGTAATACAGAGGATAGCCGTTTTGTTTCATTGACGCTGCCTCGTGTGTTGGCTCGCTTGCCGTATGGGGCTGATACAAATTCAGTGGATGGCCTTTACTTTGAAGAAGCAAAACTTTCCAAAGATGGTAAGCCGTTAGCGCTTGATCATGATCAGTATTGCTGGATGAACGCAGCTTATCTTATGGGTGCACGTTTAACAGATTCTTTTGCTAAAACGGGTTTTTGTACGACAATTCGTGGAAAAGAAAATGGTGGACGGATTGATAACCTTCCTCAGCATATTTTTAAATCTGATGACGGGGATATGGATGCAAAATGTCCAACCGAAATCGGTATTACAGATCGGCGTGAATATGAGCTGTCAAAGCTAGGTTTCTTGCCAATTTGTCATTATAAAAATGAAGATTATGCTGTTTTCTTTGGCGCTCAGACAGTTCAATCACCTGCTGTTTACGATAAGCCTGAAGCGACTGCAAATGCGGCTATCTCTGCGCGCTTGCCGTATATCATGGCGACTAGCCGTTTTTCACATTATTTGAAAGTGATGGCACGTGATAAGATTGGATCTTTTTTGGAGGTTTCCGATTGTGAGCGCTGGCTGAATGACTGGATTTCACGTTATGTCAACGATAACGCCTTGTCTGGAGCTGAAGGTAAAGCGAGCTATCCTTTACGTGCCGCCAAGGTGGAAGTAACCGAAATCCCTGGATGCCCTGGGTCATATAATGCTGTCACATATATGTGCCCTTGGTTACAGCTTGAGGAATTGACGACGAGCATGCGTATGGTCGCCCGTATTCCAGAACGTGCCTAA
- the tssB gene encoding type VI secretion system contractile sheath small subunit, whose protein sequence is MNDSIHNKLSRVRKPRVHITYEVETEGAEKTRELPFVVGVMGDFAGDSTKSLRPYNERRFVQIDSHNFNEVMSKMSPSLKLEVPNTIKDDGSTLKADLSFEKMEDFEPLNIVEQVPELKKLLETRNRLRDLLSKADRSQELEQLLEHILQNKDEMKSLSHEVSNSKED, encoded by the coding sequence ATGAATGATAGTATCCACAATAAACTTTCACGTGTACGCAAACCGCGTGTTCACATCACGTACGAAGTAGAAACAGAAGGGGCTGAAAAAACAAGAGAGCTTCCGTTTGTCGTTGGCGTCATGGGAGATTTTGCAGGAGATTCAACCAAATCGCTTCGTCCATATAATGAACGTCGTTTTGTGCAGATAGATAGTCATAATTTTAATGAAGTCATGTCAAAAATGTCGCCTTCCCTGAAGTTGGAGGTGCCAAATACGATAAAAGATGATGGGAGCACTTTAAAAGCAGATCTTTCCTTTGAAAAAATGGAAGATTTTGAGCCTTTGAATATTGTGGAGCAAGTTCCTGAATTAAAGAAGCTTTTGGAAACCAGAAATCGTTTGAGAGACCTTTTGAGTAAGGCAGATCGCTCTCAGGAATTAGAGCAATTATTGGAGCATATTTTACAGAATAAAGATGAGATGAAGTCGTTATCTCACGAGGTATCTAATTCTAAGGAGGATTGA